In one window of Paraburkholderia phymatum STM815 DNA:
- the mraY gene encoding phospho-N-acetylmuramoyl-pentapeptide-transferase gives MLLALAQWLQNDVGFLRVFSYLTFRAVAATITALLIGLVCGPWVIRKLTQMKVGQAVRKDGPQTHLVKSGTPTMGGVLILIGIAVSTLLWADLTNRFIWIVMLVTFGFGVIGWVDDYRKVVYKDPRGMSSREKYFWQSLIGLFAAVYLAFSVSEASNVRVFDLFMAWVRSGLSMGLPARADLLLPFLKSMTYPLGVWGFIALTYLVIVGSSNAVNLTDGLDGLVIMPVVLVGSSLGVFAYVMGSAVYSKYLLFPHIAGAGEMLIFCSAMGGAGLAFLWFNTHPAQVFMGDVGALALGGALGTIAVIVRQEIVLFIMGGIFVAETVSVMLQVTWFKFTKARFGEGRRIFKMAPLHHHFELSGWKETQVVVRFWIITLMLCLFGLSTLKLR, from the coding sequence ATGTTACTGGCGCTGGCGCAATGGCTGCAGAACGACGTAGGCTTTTTGCGCGTGTTCAGTTATCTGACGTTTCGTGCTGTCGCGGCGACGATCACCGCGCTGCTGATCGGTCTCGTCTGCGGCCCGTGGGTGATCCGCAAGCTGACGCAGATGAAGGTCGGCCAGGCGGTGCGCAAGGACGGACCGCAAACGCATCTCGTGAAATCGGGCACGCCGACGATGGGCGGCGTGCTGATCCTCATCGGCATCGCCGTGTCCACGCTGCTGTGGGCCGATTTGACCAACCGTTTCATCTGGATCGTGATGCTGGTCACGTTCGGCTTCGGCGTGATCGGCTGGGTCGACGACTACCGCAAGGTCGTCTACAAGGACCCGCGCGGCATGTCGTCGCGCGAAAAGTATTTCTGGCAGTCGTTGATTGGCCTGTTTGCGGCCGTGTATCTCGCGTTCAGTGTGTCGGAAGCGAGCAATGTACGCGTGTTTGACCTGTTCATGGCATGGGTGAGAAGCGGTCTGTCGATGGGGCTGCCCGCGCGCGCCGACCTGCTGCTGCCGTTCCTCAAGTCGATGACCTATCCGCTCGGCGTGTGGGGCTTCATTGCGCTCACGTACCTCGTGATTGTCGGTTCGAGCAATGCGGTGAATCTCACGGATGGTCTCGACGGCCTCGTGATCATGCCTGTGGTGCTGGTCGGCTCGTCGCTCGGGGTGTTCGCGTACGTGATGGGCAGCGCCGTCTATTCGAAATATCTGCTGTTCCCCCACATCGCGGGCGCCGGCGAAATGCTGATCTTCTGCTCGGCGATGGGTGGGGCAGGGCTCGCCTTCCTCTGGTTCAACACGCACCCGGCGCAGGTGTTCATGGGCGACGTCGGTGCGCTCGCGCTCGGCGGCGCGCTCGGCACGATTGCTGTGATCGTGCGTCAGGAAATCGTGCTGTTCATCATGGGCGGGATTTTCGTCGCCGAGACGGTGTCGGTAATGTTGCAGGTCACGTGGTTCAAGTTCACGAAGGCACGTTTCGGTGAAGGCCGCCGCATCTTCAAGATGGCGCCGCTGCATCACCACTTCGAATTGTCGGGCTGGAAAGAAACGCAGGTGGTCGTGCGCTTCTGGATCATCACGCTGATGTTGTGCCTGTTCGGTTTGTCCACGCTCAAGCTGCGTTAA
- a CDS encoding UDP-N-acetylmuramoyl-tripeptide--D-alanyl-D-alanine ligase, with amino-acid sequence MMFTLREAAAVIPGAAVSGDDSIAFERVSTDSRTCGPGDLFVALKGDRFDAHDFLSDVAAHNVSAVLATRTPDNFEVPALRVTGDTRTALGALANGWRQRFSLPLVAVTGSNGKTTVKEMISSIFAAAVGEASRLATAGNFNNDVGLPLTLFRLNETHKLAVVELGMNHPGETALLGKIAEPTVAVVNNAQREHQEFMATVEAVALEHAAVIHALKPEGVAVFPANDAYAGIWRVAATGNRIIDFALNTAEHTTEAAVKGSLEGSELSIDTAEGHVDVTLQVLGAHNAHNALAATAAALAAGVSLDAIKRGLEAFGAVKGRLQVKRAVLGAMAGATVIDDTYNANPDSMLAAIDVLAARPSPRVLVMGDMGEVGDNGPEFHREVGAYAKAQGIDALYALGEASRDACAAYGDEAHHCDDVEALVAHLKQAAYGAAATYLVKGSRFMKMERVVDAVTSPQPAAPGTAPGAH; translated from the coding sequence ATGATGTTCACACTACGTGAAGCCGCCGCGGTGATTCCGGGCGCAGCGGTAAGTGGCGACGATTCGATCGCATTCGAACGCGTGTCGACGGATAGCCGCACGTGCGGTCCCGGCGATCTGTTCGTCGCGCTCAAAGGCGACCGCTTCGACGCGCACGACTTTCTGTCCGACGTCGCCGCGCACAACGTTAGCGCCGTGCTTGCGACGCGCACGCCCGACAACTTCGAGGTGCCCGCGCTGCGCGTCACGGGCGACACGCGCACGGCCCTGGGCGCATTGGCGAATGGCTGGCGGCAGCGCTTTTCCTTGCCGCTGGTGGCCGTGACGGGCAGCAACGGCAAGACCACGGTCAAGGAAATGATCTCGTCGATCTTCGCGGCGGCTGTCGGCGAAGCGTCGCGTCTCGCGACGGCGGGCAATTTCAACAACGACGTCGGCCTGCCGCTGACGCTGTTTCGGCTGAACGAAACGCACAAGCTTGCTGTTGTCGAGCTCGGCATGAACCATCCGGGCGAAACTGCGCTGCTCGGCAAAATTGCCGAGCCGACTGTCGCCGTCGTCAACAACGCGCAGCGTGAGCATCAGGAATTCATGGCGACGGTGGAAGCCGTCGCGCTCGAACATGCAGCCGTGATTCACGCGCTCAAGCCTGAAGGCGTCGCCGTGTTTCCGGCCAACGACGCGTACGCGGGTATCTGGCGCGTCGCCGCGACAGGCAACCGCATTATCGATTTCGCGCTGAATACGGCTGAACACACGACGGAAGCTGCGGTCAAAGGCTCGCTCGAAGGTAGCGAATTGAGCATCGACACCGCGGAAGGCCACGTCGACGTCACGTTGCAAGTGCTTGGCGCACACAACGCGCACAACGCATTGGCAGCGACTGCAGCCGCGCTTGCAGCGGGCGTGTCGCTCGACGCGATCAAGCGCGGTCTCGAAGCATTCGGCGCAGTCAAAGGCCGCTTGCAGGTGAAGCGCGCGGTGCTCGGCGCGATGGCGGGCGCGACCGTGATCGACGACACGTACAACGCGAATCCCGACTCGATGCTCGCCGCGATCGACGTGCTCGCCGCGCGTCCTTCGCCGCGTGTGCTGGTGATGGGCGACATGGGTGAAGTCGGCGACAACGGCCCCGAGTTTCATCGCGAAGTCGGCGCGTATGCAAAGGCGCAAGGCATCGATGCGCTGTACGCGCTCGGCGAGGCGTCGCGCGATGCGTGCGCCGCATACGGCGACGAAGCGCACCACTGCGACGACGTGGAAGCACTCGTCGCGCACTTGAAGCAAGCCGCTTACGGCGCGGCTGCAACGTATCTCGTGAAAGGCTCGCGCTTCATGAAAATGGAACGCGTGGTGGACGCCGTTACGAGTCCACAACCCGCTGCACCGGGCACGGCGCCCGGCGCACACTGA
- a CDS encoding UDP-N-acetylmuramoyl-L-alanyl-D-glutamate--2,6-diaminopimelate ligase, translating into MSALRSSHPAQQQIAEALAWLRAHAQPGAHLHADSRKIAPGDVFLAYAVDGADNRPFIASAIERGAAAVLVQADGFAGDIDPALMVAVPRLNELTGTIASAWYGDPSDAMRVIGVTGTNGKTSCTNWISAALTALGQPCAIIGTLGSGMPGQLVHTGFTTPDAPQLQRSLEQLRAAGAKAVAMEVSSHALHQGRVNGTAFSVGVFTNLTQDHLDYHGTFAAYEAAKARLFSWPELKAAVINADDEAGRRMIASTNGHAKTIAYSLQPRADVQADASIVASNVRATTTGTAFHIASDWGNSDIEVNTLGAFNVSNLLGVLGALLASDVPFDAAVAQIAKLESVNGRMERLGGRVQNDEPLVVIDYAHTPDALEQTLTALRPIADARGGKLICMFGCGGDRDATKRPLMGEIAERCADGVVVTSDNPRSEDPHKIIDQIAAGMKDASKARRIEDRASAILQAVRCAAREDVVVLAGKGHESTQEIMGKKRAFSDQDHARLALAARATHARGGGE; encoded by the coding sequence ATGAGTGCGCTGCGTTCTTCTCATCCGGCGCAACAGCAGATTGCTGAAGCGCTTGCCTGGCTGCGCGCGCATGCGCAGCCAGGCGCACATTTGCACGCCGATAGCCGCAAGATCGCGCCGGGCGACGTGTTTCTCGCGTACGCCGTCGATGGCGCGGACAATCGCCCGTTCATCGCCAGCGCGATCGAGCGCGGTGCAGCTGCCGTACTCGTGCAAGCGGATGGCTTCGCAGGCGATATCGATCCCGCCCTGATGGTCGCCGTGCCGCGCCTGAATGAACTTACGGGCACGATCGCGAGCGCATGGTACGGCGACCCGAGTGACGCGATGCGCGTGATCGGCGTGACGGGCACGAACGGCAAGACGTCCTGCACGAACTGGATTTCGGCGGCACTGACGGCGCTCGGCCAGCCGTGCGCGATCATCGGCACGCTCGGCAGCGGCATGCCGGGCCAACTGGTGCACACCGGCTTCACGACGCCGGACGCGCCGCAACTGCAGCGCAGTCTCGAGCAACTCCGCGCAGCAGGCGCGAAGGCCGTCGCGATGGAAGTGTCGTCGCACGCGCTGCATCAGGGCCGCGTGAACGGCACTGCGTTCAGTGTCGGCGTATTCACGAATCTCACGCAGGATCACCTCGACTATCACGGCACGTTCGCTGCCTATGAAGCGGCGAAAGCGCGCCTGTTTTCATGGCCGGAGCTGAAGGCGGCCGTCATCAACGCGGACGACGAAGCCGGCCGGCGCATGATCGCGAGCACCAACGGTCACGCGAAGACGATCGCCTACTCGCTGCAGCCGCGCGCCGACGTGCAGGCCGATGCATCGATCGTCGCATCGAACGTGCGCGCGACGACGACGGGGACCGCATTTCACATCGCGTCGGACTGGGGCAATTCGGACATCGAGGTGAACACGCTTGGCGCGTTTAACGTGAGCAATCTGCTCGGCGTGCTCGGTGCGCTGCTCGCGTCCGACGTACCGTTCGACGCCGCCGTCGCACAGATCGCGAAGCTCGAATCGGTGAATGGCCGGATGGAACGCCTCGGCGGCCGTGTGCAGAACGACGAGCCGCTTGTCGTGATCGACTACGCGCACACGCCCGACGCGCTTGAACAAACGCTGACCGCGCTGCGCCCGATCGCGGACGCGCGGGGCGGCAAGCTGATCTGCATGTTCGGCTGCGGCGGCGATCGCGACGCGACCAAGCGCCCGCTGATGGGCGAAATCGCCGAGCGTTGCGCCGACGGCGTCGTCGTGACGAGCGACAACCCGCGCAGCGAAGATCCGCACAAAATCATCGACCAGATCGCCGCGGGCATGAAAGACGCGTCGAAGGCGCGCCGTATCGAAGACCGCGCGAGCGCCATCCTGCAGGCAGTGCGCTGCGCGGCGCGTGAAGACGTCGTCGTGCTGGCGGGCAAAGGTCACGAATCGACGCAGGAAATCATGGGCAAGAAGCGCGCCTTCTCGGATCAGGATCATGCACGGCTCGCACTCGCGGCCCGCGCCACGCATGCACGCGGAGGCGGCGAATGA
- a CDS encoding peptidoglycan D,D-transpeptidase FtsI family protein, protein MKKSSNKNKSVAFSANPILSVRLPMWRSKLVVFLLFMAFVALTARAFWIQGPGNAFYQKQGESRYQRRLELPATRGKILDRNGLVLATSLPVRAIWAIPESVPDDLGADKLADLARLLDMTQPELRKKLSEDKTFVYVKRQVPVDVAAKVEALNIPGIYQRNEYKRFYPEGEITAHLIGFTNVEDEGQEGVELGDQKLLAGMAGSRRVIKDRLGHIIEDVDEQVVPHNGQDVDLSIDSKIQYIAYTNLKAAVQKFKAKAGAAMVIDVRTGEVLALVNYPTYNPNDRSHLTGEQLRNRILTDTFEPGSIMKPFTVSLALDLHRVTPTTLVDTGGGRFVLDGAPITDDAGFGVLTVGGVIQKSSNIGATKIAMQLRPEEMWNMYTSVGLGQAPKVGFPGAAAGRLRPWKSWRRIEQATMSYGYGLSVSLFQLGRAYTAIAHDGQVMPVSIFRTQKDQPVTGPQVFSPTTAREVRAMLESVVSKDGTSPDAAVPGYRVGGKSGTAYKHVGRGYDHSKYRASFVGMAPMPNPRIVVAVSVDEPTAGSHFGGQVSGPVFSSIVGDTLRSLNVPPDQPVKQMVVSDEMNPATPAAASQPAANGAKKLATHTAPKKLQISDNTKNRPGVVR, encoded by the coding sequence ATGAAGAAATCGTCGAACAAGAACAAGAGCGTCGCGTTCTCGGCGAATCCGATTCTCTCGGTGCGTCTGCCGATGTGGCGTTCGAAGCTCGTGGTGTTTCTGCTTTTCATGGCATTCGTCGCACTGACGGCGCGCGCATTCTGGATTCAGGGCCCGGGTAACGCGTTCTATCAGAAGCAGGGCGAAAGCCGCTACCAGCGCCGCCTCGAACTGCCCGCCACACGCGGCAAGATTCTCGACCGTAACGGCCTCGTGCTCGCGACGAGCTTGCCCGTGCGCGCAATCTGGGCGATTCCCGAATCCGTGCCGGACGATCTCGGCGCGGACAAACTCGCCGATCTCGCCAGGCTGCTCGACATGACGCAGCCGGAACTGCGCAAGAAGCTGTCGGAAGACAAGACCTTCGTCTATGTGAAGCGCCAGGTTCCCGTCGACGTCGCTGCTAAAGTCGAAGCGCTGAACATTCCCGGTATCTATCAGCGTAACGAGTACAAGCGTTTCTATCCGGAAGGCGAGATCACGGCCCACCTGATCGGCTTCACGAACGTCGAGGACGAAGGCCAGGAAGGCGTCGAACTCGGCGACCAGAAGCTGCTCGCAGGCATGGCGGGGAGCCGCCGCGTGATCAAGGACCGTCTCGGCCACATCATCGAAGACGTCGACGAGCAGGTCGTGCCGCACAACGGGCAGGACGTGGATCTGTCGATTGACAGCAAGATCCAGTACATCGCGTACACCAACCTGAAAGCGGCCGTGCAGAAGTTCAAGGCCAAAGCAGGCGCTGCGATGGTGATCGACGTGCGCACGGGCGAAGTGCTCGCGCTCGTCAATTACCCGACGTACAACCCGAACGACCGCTCGCACCTGACGGGAGAGCAGCTGCGCAACCGCATCCTTACCGACACGTTCGAGCCCGGCTCGATCATGAAGCCGTTCACGGTCTCGCTCGCGCTCGACCTGCATCGCGTCACGCCGACTACACTGGTTGATACGGGCGGCGGCCGTTTCGTGCTGGACGGCGCGCCTATCACGGACGACGCCGGTTTCGGCGTGCTGACCGTCGGCGGTGTGATCCAGAAGTCGAGCAACATCGGCGCGACCAAGATCGCGATGCAGCTGCGGCCAGAAGAGATGTGGAACATGTACACCAGCGTCGGTCTCGGCCAGGCGCCGAAGGTCGGTTTCCCGGGCGCAGCGGCAGGCCGTTTGCGTCCGTGGAAAAGCTGGCGCCGCATCGAGCAGGCGACGATGTCGTACGGCTACGGTCTGTCCGTGTCCCTGTTCCAGCTGGGCCGCGCTTATACGGCGATCGCGCACGACGGCCAGGTCATGCCTGTGTCGATCTTCCGCACGCAGAAGGATCAGCCCGTGACGGGTCCGCAGGTTTTCTCGCCGACCACGGCGCGCGAAGTGCGCGCGATGCTCGAGTCCGTCGTGTCGAAGGACGGCACGTCGCCCGATGCGGCGGTGCCGGGTTATCGCGTGGGCGGCAAGTCGGGTACGGCATACAAGCACGTGGGCCGCGGCTACGACCACAGCAAATACCGCGCGTCGTTCGTCGGCATGGCGCCGATGCCGAATCCCCGCATCGTGGTGGCAGTTTCCGTCGACGAACCGACGGCGGGCAGCCACTTCGGCGGCCAGGTCTCGGGCCCCGTGTTCTCGTCGATCGTCGGCGATACGCTGCGCTCGCTGAACGTGCCGCCCGACCAGCCCGTCAAGCAGATGGTGGTGTCGGACGAAATGAATCCCGCCACGCCCGCCGCTGCGTCGCAACCGGCCGCGAACGGCGCGAAGAAACTGGCGACGCACACCGCGCCGAAAAAGCTGCAGATTTCAGACAACACGAAGAACCGCCCCGGAGTAGTCAGATGA
- the ftsL gene encoding cell division protein FtsL yields MNRLNIFLLIVVMGCALSVVNATNQQRQFFIQLQRAQSQERQLQQDYSQLQYQQSALSKTSRIEQIATDSLKMQGATTGRTQYLTLDAGSAKAEDAPIPTSAPNPATATKARGGTR; encoded by the coding sequence ATGAACCGTCTCAACATCTTTCTGCTGATCGTCGTCATGGGCTGCGCGCTTTCCGTCGTCAACGCGACCAATCAGCAGCGCCAGTTCTTCATCCAGTTGCAGCGTGCCCAATCGCAGGAGCGTCAGCTGCAGCAGGACTATTCGCAGCTTCAATATCAGCAGAGCGCGCTGTCGAAAACTTCGCGCATCGAGCAGATCGCGACCGACTCTCTCAAGATGCAGGGCGCGACCACCGGCCGCACGCAATATCTGACGCTCGACGCCGGCTCCGCAAAGGCAGAAGACGCACCCATCCCGACATCGGCGCCGAACCCGGCGACCGCCACGAAAGCGCGTGGAGGCACGCGATGA
- the rsmH gene encoding 16S rRNA (cytosine(1402)-N(4))-methyltransferase RsmH has translation MAPAMGNELQHRTVLLEEAVNALVTRVDGIYIDGTFGRGGHSRAVLAKLGEAGRLIAFDKDPLAIATAQQVADPRFEIVHESFASLRDAMSERAVGRVSGVLLDLGVSSPQFDDPERGFSFRADGPLDMRMDPTRGESAADWLARATVQEMTEVIRDYGEERFAFQIAKALVARRAESDRLGPLVSTGELAQIVANVVKTREKGKDPATRTFQAIRIHINQELAELQVVLEAALSLLEQGGRLVVISFHSLEDRIVKRFMQTHSSAPAVDRRLPIRAVDLPSPPLKLLGRVFASDEEVAANPRARSAVMRVAERIAP, from the coding sequence ATGGCGCCTGCGATGGGAAACGAATTGCAGCATCGCACGGTGCTGCTGGAAGAAGCGGTGAACGCGCTCGTCACGCGCGTGGACGGTATCTATATAGATGGCACGTTCGGGCGCGGCGGTCACAGCCGCGCGGTATTGGCAAAGCTGGGTGAAGCAGGTCGTCTGATTGCGTTCGACAAAGACCCGCTCGCCATTGCCACCGCGCAGCAGGTCGCCGACCCGCGCTTCGAGATCGTGCATGAAAGCTTTGCATCACTGCGCGACGCGATGAGCGAGCGCGCGGTAGGGCGTGTGTCGGGTGTGCTGCTGGATCTGGGCGTGTCGTCGCCGCAGTTCGACGACCCGGAGCGGGGTTTCAGTTTCCGCGCCGACGGCCCGCTCGACATGCGGATGGACCCGACGCGCGGCGAATCCGCTGCGGACTGGCTGGCGCGGGCGACGGTGCAGGAAATGACGGAGGTGATACGGGATTATGGGGAAGAACGGTTTGCTTTTCAGATTGCAAAGGCGCTTGTTGCTCGCCGGGCAGAGTCCGACCGTCTTGGGCCTCTCGTCAGCACGGGCGAGCTTGCCCAAATCGTGGCTAACGTCGTCAAAACCCGTGAGAAGGGTAAGGACCCGGCAACCCGCACCTTTCAGGCTATACGGATTCACATCAATCAAGAGCTTGCGGAGCTGCAAGTCGTACTAGAAGCAGCATTGTCGTTGCTGGAGCAAGGGGGGCGGCTGGTCGTGATCAGCTTTCATTCGCTCGAAGACCGGATCGTCAAACGGTTCATGCAGACGCACTCGAGTGCGCCTGCTGTCGATCGCCGTCTGCCGATCCGCGCCGTTGACTTGCCGAGCCCGCCGCTCAAACTGCTGGGCCGCGTATTCGCGAGCGACGAAGAAGTCGCCGCGAACCCCCGCGCCCGTTCCGCCGTGATGCGCGTTGCGGAGCGGATCGCGCCATGA
- the mraZ gene encoding division/cell wall cluster transcriptional repressor MraZ: MFQGASALTLDAKGRMSVPSRYRDALQGQAEGRMTITRHPDGCLLLFPRPEWEVFRAKIVNLPMDAKWFQRIFLGSAADVELDTAGRVLIAPELRQAAKLEKEVMLLGMGSRFEIWDKETYDAQEQEAMSQGMPESLKNFTF; the protein is encoded by the coding sequence GTGTTCCAAGGGGCGTCAGCGCTGACACTCGATGCGAAGGGGCGGATGTCCGTGCCGTCTCGCTATCGTGATGCGCTGCAAGGACAGGCAGAAGGCCGAATGACCATTACGCGTCATCCGGACGGCTGCCTGTTGCTGTTTCCGCGCCCCGAGTGGGAAGTCTTCCGCGCCAAGATCGTCAACCTGCCAATGGATGCCAAGTGGTTCCAGCGCATCTTCCTCGGCAGCGCGGCGGACGTCGAACTGGATACGGCCGGCCGCGTGCTGATCGCGCCGGAATTGCGCCAGGCGGCGAAGCTGGAAAAAGAAGTGATGTTGCTTGGAATGGGAAGTCGGTTCGAGATCTGGGACAAGGAAACCTACGACGCGCAGGAACAGGAAGCGATGTCGCAAGGCATGCCCGAGTCCTTGAAAAACTTCACATTCTGA
- the coq7 gene encoding 2-polyprenyl-3-methyl-6-methoxy-1,4-benzoquinone monooxygenase, with protein MLLDELITEFDRGLRSMTGVSRMSRPLPVPPASTEHVELTDEERAHSAGLMRVNHVGEVCAQALYQAQKMATRSPALKQAFEHAAREEEDHLAWTYKRLEALQSRPSLLNPLWYAGALAIGFAAGRLGDRVSLGFMAETERQVELHLDGHLTRLPEGDHESRAIVEQMRVDEAAHGKAATDAGGLELPFPVRALMRAASKIMTRTAYHI; from the coding sequence ATGCTGCTTGATGAATTGATTACTGAGTTTGATCGGGGTTTACGCTCGATGACCGGGGTGTCGCGCATGTCGCGTCCCCTGCCCGTCCCGCCGGCATCGACAGAACATGTCGAACTGACCGACGAAGAGCGCGCGCACTCGGCGGGATTGATGCGTGTCAATCATGTGGGCGAGGTCTGCGCGCAGGCGCTTTATCAGGCGCAAAAGATGGCGACGCGTTCACCCGCGCTGAAGCAGGCCTTCGAGCACGCCGCCCGCGAAGAGGAAGATCACCTCGCGTGGACCTACAAGCGCCTCGAAGCGCTCCAATCGCGTCCGAGTCTGCTTAATCCGCTCTGGTATGCTGGCGCGCTCGCGATCGGTTTCGCGGCTGGCCGTCTCGGCGACCGTGTGAGCCTCGGCTTCATGGCGGAGACGGAGCGGCAAGTGGAGCTTCATCTGGACGGACATCTGACCAGGTTGCCGGAAGGCGATCACGAGTCGCGAGCGATCGTCGAACAGATGCGTGTCGATGAAGCCGCGCATGGCAAGGCGGCGACGGATGCCGGCGGCCTCGAGCTGCCGTTTCCGGTGCGTGCTCTAATGCGGGCGGCGTCCAAAATCATGACCCGCACCGCGTATCATATTTAA
- a CDS encoding porin, protein MKKSLLALAALGAFAGVAHAQSSVTLYGIIDEGFNYTSNVQTAAGAGRTGNHLYNLSSGVMQGSRWGLRGAEDLGGGLKAVFVLESGFDVNSGKSGQGGSLFGRQAYVGLSSQFGTVTLGRQYDSVVDFVGPLEAGDQWGGYIAAHPDDLDNFNNANRVNNAIKYTSANYAGLTFGGMYSLGGVAGATGRNQIWSLGAGYNNGPLVLGAGYLNVRDPNQSFWGNTPSGLANPNNNIGRTTVTGVQGNPVISGFASASSYQVGGAGGAYTFGAATVGLTYSFIQFGNLGAANVTAPAYKGTATFNNGEINFKYQLTPALVLGAAYDYTRLADFNGHGGAHYNQGALGADYFLSKRTDVYLIGVYQHASGTDSTGQSAVASINGLTPSNSNNQTTVRVGIRHKF, encoded by the coding sequence ATGAAAAAGTCGCTTCTCGCTCTTGCAGCATTGGGCGCGTTTGCTGGCGTCGCTCACGCACAGAGCAGCGTGACGTTGTACGGCATTATTGATGAAGGTTTTAACTACACGAGCAACGTGCAGACGGCGGCAGGCGCCGGACGTACCGGTAACCATCTGTACAACCTGTCGAGCGGCGTGATGCAGGGCAGCCGTTGGGGCCTCCGCGGCGCTGAAGACCTGGGCGGCGGCCTGAAGGCTGTCTTCGTGCTGGAAAGCGGATTCGACGTGAACAGCGGCAAATCCGGTCAAGGCGGCTCGCTGTTCGGTCGTCAGGCTTATGTCGGTCTGTCGAGCCAGTTCGGTACGGTGACGCTCGGTCGCCAATATGACTCCGTGGTCGACTTTGTCGGTCCGCTGGAAGCCGGCGACCAGTGGGGCGGCTACATCGCGGCTCACCCGGACGATCTGGACAACTTCAACAACGCCAACCGGGTGAACAACGCGATCAAGTACACGAGCGCAAACTACGCCGGCCTGACGTTCGGCGGTATGTATAGCCTCGGTGGCGTCGCGGGCGCAACGGGCCGCAACCAGATCTGGTCGTTGGGCGCTGGCTATAATAACGGCCCGCTCGTGTTGGGCGCAGGCTATTTGAACGTCCGCGATCCGAACCAATCGTTCTGGGGCAATACGCCGAGCGGCTTGGCTAACCCGAACAACAACATCGGCAGGACGACGGTGACGGGCGTCCAGGGTAACCCGGTCATCTCGGGCTTCGCTTCGGCAAGTTCGTACCAGGTCGGTGGCGCGGGCGGCGCATACACGTTCGGCGCTGCGACGGTCGGCCTGACGTATTCGTTCATCCAGTTCGGTAATCTGGGTGCAGCCAACGTCACCGCTCCGGCATACAAGGGCACGGCGACGTTTAACAATGGCGAAATCAACTTCAAGTATCAGTTGACGCCGGCTCTCGTGCTGGGCGCTGCGTACGACTACACGCGCCTCGCCGACTTCAACGGTCACGGTGGTGCGCACTACAACCAGGGCGCACTGGGTGCGGACTACTTCCTGTCGAAGCGCACGGACGTCTATCTGATCGGCGTGTACCAGCACGCTTCCGGTACGGACTCGACGGGTCAGTCGGCCGTTGCTTCGATCAACGGCCTGACGCCGTCGAACTCGAACAACCAGACCACGGTTCGTGTCGGTATCCGTCACAAGTTCTAA